CTGCTGGCGGGTTACTTAATAAGATGGTCTTATCCTGATTGAACGTAATGACCGCATCTGCCATCGAAGTCAAAATGCTCGATAGCTGTTCTTTTTCCTGATTGATCACTTCGAGATGATGTTTTAACTGGCGACCCATTTGGTTAAAAGCAATCGCTAACTGGCCGATTTCATCTCCAGAAGAAACTTTCATTTTTGTGTCAAAATTCCCTTTCGCCAACTCAAATGCTCCTTCGCGCATATTGCGCAGCGGAGAAGTGATACGTGTTGATAAGAAAAAGGCAAAGAACGTCGTCAGCAATAGCGCGATAAATGCGGATAAAAATACGATATTGGTCGTCCGTTCAGCAGTCCGGTCCATAACTTCCAGTGATTGGTAAATAAATACCGTTCCGTGAAGCCCATCCCCTGTTTGAAGAGGGGATGCCATAACGATATACGACTCCATTCGGTCCGCTTCCGATAACGACGGCAGCAGCATTTCCTTAGTGACTGCTTCATCGCTCTCAAATACTTTTTGGAATTCTTGTTCGCTGACGATCTTTTCCCTGATTTCATCACCATTCAAGCCATCGTGCAAATAATAGGCAATATCCCCCGGCTGTGAAGCGATGACGGCATTCGTTTCTGGACCTAGCACTTCATCTACGATCGACAAATTGCCTTCCTCATCGTGGTCATTAAAAATCCTGGCGATCATATTCGCCTCATTATGAAGCGCTTCTTCTACTGTCTCGCTGTGGAAGTTCCCGAGAAACTCCAATAGCAGCACCGTCACAATAAAAAGGACAAAGGAAACGAGAAGCAAAATGGTTACCCACAGCTTCCCGACGATGCTATTCCATATTCTATTCATTGCCAACCTCGAATTTGTATCCGACACCCCAGACGGTGACGATCATCTTAGCGGCGGATTCCGACACCCGATTGAGTTTTTCGCGCAAGCGTTTAACATGTGTGTCCACCGTACGCAAATCACCGAAAAAGTCATAATGCCATACTTCTTTCAGTAAATGCTCCCGGTCAAATACTTTATCCGGCGATTTTGCCAGGAAATACAATAGCTCGTATTCTTTCGGCGTCAAATTTACTTCCACGCCATCTGCTGTTACTCGGTGTGCATCGTGGTCAATCGTCAAATGTGGAAAAACGACCAGGTCTTTTGAAACGGTCGAACTTGTAGATGGCGAATAGGCGGAAGAACGGCGCAAAATCGCTTTGACGCGCAGCACCACTTCACGCGGGCTGAACGGTTTGACGATGTAATCGTCTGCGCCAGATTCAAAGCCTTCCACGCGGTTTGCTTCCTCACCTTTAGCTGTTAGCATGATGATTGGCGTCATTTTCGTTTCACGTAGTTCTGTCGCCACTTCAATGCCGTCTTTTTCTGGCATCATGAGATCGAGCAAGATGCAATGGTAATCCGTCTCGGTCGCTTTTTCCAATGCTTCCACACCGTTTTCAGCTTCTTCAACCATATATCCTTCACGCTCGAGATACATTTTTAACAAGCGGCGGATTCTTTCTTCATCGTCCACTACAAGAATTGTAATTTCTTCAGACATCCTAATCCCTCCAACTTTCATCTCTATTATTTTCATTGTACCGATAAGGGGTGCAAAAATAAACGAAAAGCCTTTTCCACAATGGAAAAGGCTTTTTCGTCAAGCGTATGAATGCAGTCCGGCAATGATCAAGTTAACTGCCACCAAGTTGAACATGATGATGACAAACCCGATGACTGCGAGCCAAGCAGACTTTTCGCCTGCCCAGCCTCGTCCGAGCCGCAAGTGCAGATATGCTGCATAGAATAAAAATGTCACAAGCGCCCAAACTTCTTTCGGATCCCAGCCCCAGAAGCGCGACCAGGCGATTTGAGCCCAGATCATAGCGAAAATTAATGCACCGAGTGAAAAGATCGGGAAGCCGATGATAACCGACCGATAATTGATCTCGTCCATCAATTGCAAGTTAACGTTTTTTGTAAACGGCTGAAGCATAGCGGAAATCCGTTTCCGGAAGACCAGTCGAATCAATGCATATAACACCGTACCGACCACGAGCGACCAAAATACCGTAGTCAATTTTCCAGCATGGACGATTGGCGGCATTTCTACCAACGGCGTCAATGCGCCATCTGTCATCGGCTCAAATTCGTTCATGCCAAAAATTGCCGGCATATTATAAGTGATTTCCGATGGTTGTCCATCTTTGTTGACATAAGCGAAATCCGCTTCGTAATTCGTCAATGTGAAGAATGTGCTCGTCACAACAAAACCAAGCACCAAGACGAGCGAATACATGATGGCTTCAAGCCAAAAGCGCTGCTTCGACTTTTTCTTTTGATCGACGACTTTTAGCAAATAAATCAAGCCAGCTGCCGCACTGATCGCCAAGATTCCTTCTGCAACAACTACAGTGATAACGTGTATCGCCAACCAGTTTGTTTGAAGAGCCGGAATCAACGGGCTCACTTCGCTCGGGAACATGCTAGCGTAAGCGATGATCAATAAGGCGATCGGCAAAACGATCATTCCTAGCACTGCCGTGCGATACAAGGCATAAAGTATAATGAATCCGCCGACTAAAGTCATTCCGAAGGCAGTCGTGAATTCGAACATATTACTGATTGGCGCATGGCCTGTGACCATCCATCGTGTGATGAAATAGCCCACTTGTGAAACGAAACCGATAACCGTGATGGTGATGGCGACTTTGCCCCAACGCTGTTCAGATCTGAATGTGCCTTTTTTATTGCCTTTTACGGCACCACCAAAGACAAACGTTGCGATTAGGTAAGCGATAAAGGCTACGTATAATAGATTGGAACTGATATCGGCTAATGTCATGTCAATTGTTCACCTTCCCTTTTCTCCTGTGCTTCCATGTCTTCCTGTTGGTCGCGATATGTTGGAAGAGAAGCGTGTTCCGTCACTTGATCCAAATCTTTTTTCAACCCGAACCAGTTTTTGTTCGTATGGCCCGCAAGCAATATGCTGCCATCCGCTTGCTGTTGAATCCAGAAGCGGCGGTGATTAAAGTACATGCCTTGGGCTACGCCGATCATGAAGATCAAACCGCCAAGCCCAAGAATCGGCAAAGTGCGGTCTTTACGTACCGTTAAGCCGGATGCATCACGCGTCTCGACGCCCTGGAAGGCAAGTTTGTAATCGTTATCTCCAAGCGGCTCAACTGTGTTCTGAATCGTGATGAAACTCGTTTCTCCATCCGGAGTATCAGGAGTTGTCATTTTCACGAGAAATCCTGGATTTTTCGGCAGCGGCGTCGCTGTTTGCGGTTCACCATTTTCGAAACCGGAGAAATCAGGATAATAGCCGAGCAACTCGACGACCGAGCCGTCTTCAAGCTCATAAGTGGTTTCTGGATTGACCAAATCGATTGTCAACTCTCCACGGCTTTCACTTGTTTCCTTGTTCTGCAACGCGAAGCTCATGGTTTTCAGCTCATCTTGCTGGAAATCCATCTGATACAAAGCGTAGCCGTCAAATTTAAACGGCTGGTTGACGCGAATGGCGTGCTCTTCCACTACTTCCATATCGGCTGTATCACCAGGCAATGCGCCTTCTGGAATTTTGTAGAGAACGACGTCGGTTTGGTAGTTTTTCGCTACCGTTCCAACACGGTCGATCGCTTCACCGAATTTTTCTTCTTCACCTTCACCTGTGTATGTTTCTAAAGTGAACCCTTTGCTTTCTAATACATATCCCGGCGCGTCTGGAATCGCACGTGTTTCACCTTCACGTATCCACAAAGTTTCGTCTACATAAAAACCAGGCATCATGCGCAACATGACACCGAACAAGAAGATGATCAAGCCTATGTGATTAACATAAGGGCCCCAGCGCGAAAAACGGCCTTTCTCGGCAAGTAAGCCATTTTTATCAGTCGACACTTTGTATTTCAAACCGGTTAATTTCTCTTCGGCTTTTTTAAGCGTGTCCGCATCTCCCGGTCCTTCTGCCACAATACGCTGCTTATGCATAAAGCTGGAATGGCGCAGCACTCGCTGGTTTTTCAAGGATCTATAAAGCGGCACAAACCGGTCGAGGCTCGCGATGATCAGTGAAATCGCAAGCATCCCAACCAGGCTGATAAACCAGAAGGAATTGTATAAATCATGGAAGCCGAGTGCGTGATACACCGTCCCGATACTGCCGTAAATATCGGTGTAATAAGCCTCGATATCTGCTTCCGTCGTTGCTGGGACGTATTGTTTTTGAGGCAAAATGGTGCCGAGTGCCGCGGCAATCAATAAGACGATGATGATTCCGACGCCCACTTTCACGCTTGAAAAGAAGTTCCAGATTTTATCAATAATTGACTTATTATAAGTCTGGGAACGTCTGGCCGTTCCTTCATAGCGCATATCCGCTAACTTTTTGTCTTGCTCTTGTTCATTAAGCGGCCGTCCGCACGATTCACAAAGAATAGTGCCTGGCGGATTTTCATGGCCGCATTTGCAAATCAATTTGTCCATCCGAAAAATCTCCTTATTCAGGTTTGATTTCTTCCATAAAACCTGCGATATCCTGCTCTGTCATTTCACCGGTCACGATGCGCTGGATTTCGCCTTGTGGGTTTACCAGCATGGTCGTTGGAAGCGGGCGGATATTATATGCCGTCATGACGCTTTTATCGCGGTCGATGACAATTGGAAAATTGAGGCCGTATTGACGCGCGAACGTCTCGACTTCAAAATTCGATTGTGCAATATTCACCGCGAGGACTTGGACGCCTTGATCTTCATACACTTCAAACTGGCTGGCCATTGCGGGCATTTCTTTGATGCATGGCTCACACCATGTGCCCCAGAAATTGAGGAATACACCTTGGCCCTCATAATCGGACAGCTTATGGGTTTCCCCGTCAAGATCCGTCAGCGTGAAATCCGGTGCCGCATCTCCCACTTTCAGCACTTCCACTTCGTCGGCGGTCACACTATTGTAAATCGTATAACCGATAGCTGCGACTAGTAACAGCAAAATAACGGAGCGCATGATCGTCCTGTTTTTCTTCTTGTTGCTTTTTTTCTCCGTACTCATATAGATCCTCCTTCGAGGGATTAGATGCACATCAATTATAGCAAAGTTTCATCAGCCGCCTGTCCGCAGTTTTGAAGGGTTTGTGAACGTTAGCGCCGTTTGCCTGTATCCGCCAGAACGCGCAATTGTTTCACTTCGTGAGGGCTTAGCTCTCTCGATTCGCCGGCGTTCAGGCTATGCAGCGTCAAAAAAGCAAATTGTTCACGACTGAGTTTCTGCACCGGGAAGCCGATTGCTTCGAACATGCGGCGGACTTGACGGTTGCGTCCTTCGTGAATCGTGATTTGGACAATCGCTTTTGAAGCTTTCGCATCCGCTGACAATAATTTCACTTTCGCCGGCGCTGTCATGCCATCTTCCAATTTAATGCCGCGCTCTAGTTTTTGAAGATCTTCTCTGGCTGGAATACCCTTTAGCCGCGCGACATACGTCTTGTCGATTTCAAACTTCGGGTGAGTCAGGCTATTGGCGAATTCGCCATCGTTTGTCAACAGCAGCAATCCTGAAGTGTCGTAATCAAGACGCCCGACAGGATAAATGCGTTCTTCGACGTTCGGGAAGAAATCCGTGACTACTTTGCGGTTTTTGTCATCGGACACTGCCGAAATAACGCCGCGCGGCTTATAGAGTAGAAAATAGACTTTGCGTTCTTTCTCCATTTGCACGCCTTCCACTTCAATTTTATCGGAAGGGGTCACTTTGATGCCCAATTCCTTAACCGTTTTGCCGTTCACTTTCACTTTTCCATCCAAAATCATTTGTTCTGCTTTGCGCCTAGATGCAATTCCTGCATGCGCCATTACCTTTTGCAATCTTTCCATTTCCTGTTCACCCCATCTAATTAAATACCGGCCGCATAGGCAGCCGATTTACGTTTTCCGCAGTCTTTCTAACCGGAATTATGGCATAATTCCGGCCAAAGAGAAAGCGCATCGCTTAAATGAAAAGAAGACTGTCCATGCGTCCCAGTCTTCCCAGTAAGCTCCTATGCATTTACTTCTTCTTTGAATGCTTCTTGAAATTTTGTCATAAAGAGATCCGCGTCTTCTTCTGGCTCCTCTGACATCTCTTCAGGTAGAGGAGGCAATTCCTTCAAGTTTTTCAGCCCAAAGTAATTGAGAAATTCGTCAGTCGTGCCGTACAAAATGGCACGCCCTGTGCCTTCAGCGCGGCCGCATTCTTGGATTAAGCCTTTTGCAGCAAGTGTTGTCAGTGCTTTCTCACTTTTCACACCGCGCAAATCTTCCAATTCCACCCGCGTAATCGGCTGTTTATAAGCCACAATCGCGAGCACTTCAAGCGACGCTTGTGACAGCGATTGGGGCGTCGGATTCTCGACTAGCTTTTGAATGGTGTCTGCCATGTCGGGCTTCGTCACCAACTGGTAAACACCCGCCAACTCTTTTAACATGATGCCAAAAACGCCTTCACTATAGCGGCTCTTCAACTCATTGAGCGCCTCTTCCACTTGATCTGCGTCGGCCTCTGTCAAAAACTGCAATTGGCTAAAACTTAAACCATCGTCTCCTGTAACGAATAGCAATGCTTCAATTTGGCCCAAAAGGTTCTTCTTCATCTTGCCACGTTTCCTTTCTCAGTTCCACCGACAATTCGGTGAAATTCTTTTGCTGTTCGACCGCAATCACTTGTCGCTTCATCAATTCGAGTAAAGATAAAAACGACACAACGAGAACGGCTTGGTCATCTGACGGGAAAAGCTCAGAAAAATTAGCTCGACCTTTAAACGATTTTAACCGTTCAACCATGGAGCCCATCTGCTCTTTGATGGAAACTTCTTGGCGAGCGACACGCGTTGATAAAGGCGCTCTTAACTGCTTCCGCCGTAGCATCTTCTGAAATGCGCCGAGCATATCATAAGCATTGGCATCATCAACAGCGAGTTCTAACGGCGGATTCAGTTCCGATAAATCTGCAGGAGCTTTAGAATAAAGTATCGACCTGTCATTCTCCAGTTTCTTCAGTTCCTCCGCCGCTTCTTTGTATTTCTTGTATTCAATCAGCCTCGATACCAATTCATCGCGAGGGTCTTCTTCATCGAATTCGTAATCGATTTCATCTACTTCCCCTTCATGCACCGGAAGCAGCGTTTTGCTTTTAATCGCAAGCAACGTCGCCGCCATTACCAAGTATTCGCTCGCCTCATTGAGTTCGAGCACTTGCATTGCACGGATATGCTCCATATACTGTGTAGTGATTTGAGAAACGGGAATATCGTAAATATCGATTTCCAAACGATGGATTAAATGCAATAATAAATCTAGCGGGCCTTCAAAGGCATCCACTTTCACTTCGTAAGACATGCAACTACCACCTGACTGCTCATATTCCTATTACTAATTGATTATAAAAGAAAGGAGATCGAAATGCATCCGCTTAGCCATCCCTTATTCCTTCAGTACATTATCCACTTCAATGATGAAAGAGATTATTTCGAATGTCATGAAGTCGGAGAAGAGTACTGGAAACAAATCGCTCCAAAAGACAAAATGCACCCTTTAACTGGTTGGATCCAATTGGCGGTCGGCATGTACCACTGGCGCCGCAGCAATTACCCGGGCGCGCTTCGTTCACTCATCCGGGCTAAACCGAAACTTGCCGAGCCTGGAATTTGGACCGAGGGCTTCGACCACCCGCAATTGATGCAATTGCTTACCGAATCGATACAAGGAGTGACCAATCGCGAGCCATTCGAACATCGTGACCTCCCGCTTGTAGCAGGCCAACTGGTTCAAGCCGTCGAAGAACAAAAGCAACATTATTTAGCCCCGGAGCTAGATGAGCACTTTTTGATGCACAAACACCGGCTGCGTGACCGGACAGAGATCATCGCGCTCAGACAACAGAAAAAAAGGCGGAACCTTTAAGAATTAAAGGCCGCCTTTTTTTACTGGGCATTTATTCAGGAAAGCTTCGGTTTCGTCAGTAGCCCGCATTTCCCGGTGCTGCATCATGTCTTGAATCTTGTCGATCATTTGATGGCCGATCCCGTCGCCCCGATGGGATGGATTCACCGATACATGATGAATAGTGTAATGATCTTCTGAGACTTCCACACCTAGTAATCCGACAAAGTCGTCCTCTTTTTTCCAAAGGAATAATTGCCATTCCGGATTTTCTTCGTAAATGTGCATCGTCTGCTGCAGCTTTTTCAGTTCGCGCTCTCTAGGCATGAATGACAATAAGCCCATGGCGATCTTTTCAAATGATTTTTTGTATCTGTATAACATAATTGATCCCTCATTTTCATCTTAAAAGCAGCTTTCCCCATACTACTATAAACTTCCCGATAACTCAAGTTTACACAGGATCAGCCACCGGTGACCTTGTCTGCGAAGAACAGCCAATAGGCAATGCCCCAGGCAACCGCCATCAATAAGACAAACAGGAACAGCATGATGTTTTGCTTTCTCACCGTTCTGCCTCCTCTTGCGAATACCCTACTTCATTCTTGATCAAGTCTTCGAAGCTTTCGCGCCGGATGACGAGCTGGTGCTTGCCGCCTTCTGCAAAGACGACAGCCGGACGGGTGATCCGGTTGTAATTACTCGCCATGGAATAGCCATATGCGCCGGTACAAAAGATAGCCAGAATGTCACCAGCAGACACATGCGGCAATTGGGCTTCCTCTATTAGCTTATCACCGGATTCACAGCATTTTCCTGCGATCGTGTAAACTTGTCCAGCCTCGTCCTGTGCTCGGTTGGCCAGTAAGGAACTGTATTTGGCACCATAAAGGGCAGGGCGGATATTATCAGACATGCCGCCATCAACCGCAGCATAGCGACGCGTGTCCGGCACTTCTTTTGTCGAACCAATTGTATAAAGCGTTGTGCCTGCATCCCCGATCAATGAACGACCCGGCTCGATCCAAATTTCCGGCAAAGGAAATCCAGCTTGCTCGGATGCCGATTTAACCGTGCGGATCATGTCTTTTACGTAAACGGCAGGTTCAAGCGGAGCATCTTCTTCGGTATAGCGGATGCCAAAGCCACCGCCTAAATTCAGTACGCTGCAGGTATAGGAATACTCCTTGTTCCACAATGCCATTTTCAGCAGCAATTTCTCAGAAGCCATTTGAAAAGCCGCCGTATCGAAAATTTGTGAGCCAATATGGCAATGCAGGCCAATCAACTCGAGATACTCGTGGCTATAAGTTTGTTCAAAAGCGCGGTCTGCCTGGCCGTTGTTCAAATCAAACCCGAACTTCGAGTCTTCCTGTCCGGTCGTAATATAGTCATGTGTATGGGCTTCGATGCCCGGTGTCACCCGCAGCAAGATATTCATCTTCTGCTTGCGCTGTTCGGCTGTTTTTTTCAGCAGTTCGATTTCATGGAAATTATCGACAACGATGCAGCCAATCTCTTCATCAAATGCCATGTCGATTTCCGCTTGGCTCTTATTGTTGCCATGGAAATGGATTTTTTCTTTTGGAAATCCACTTTGAATCGCGGTGTAAAGTTCTCCACCGGAGACAACGTCGAGCGACAAGCCTTCTTTAGCGGCAACTTGATAGATGGCGATGCCGGAGAATGCTTTACTGGCGTAAGCGACTTGGTAGCCAATCTGTTCGTTCTCGAAGGTTTTCTGAAAAGCTTGCGCACGTTCGCGGAAAAGTTGGATGTCGTAAACAAAAAGCGGTGTGCTGTATTGTGCGGCGAGGTCGACCGCGTCTACTCCCCCAATTGTCAAATGGCCTTGTTCGTTGATTGCTTGCGTCCCGTATAAATGCATGTCGACTCCTCCTGTATGGCTATGTAAATAAAAATCCTGCTGGGCCTAAACCCAGCAAGATTCCTTTAATCGGTGATCAAAGCGGAGACAAGCTGAATTGCTTCAACCGGCTCGTTTGAATACTCGATACTATTGTATAACATTTCCTGGCATTCCGCGAGGTCTTGTGTGTTGGAATAAATGGTAGCCAGTGACTCGCCTTGTTTGACGAAATCGCCAACTTTCTTGTTGAGCACTAAGCCGACCGATAGATCGATGACCGAATCTTTCGTCGCGCGTCCTGCGCCAAGCACCATCGCCGCTGTCCCGATTTCGTCGGCTTCCATGTAGGATACATAACCGTCTTGTTTTGCTGGCAGTTCCGTGACGAATTTTGCTTGCGGCAACAAACTAAGATCGTCCACAACAGCCGGATTGCCGCCTTGGTCTTTGATCAATTGGCGGAACGCTTCAAGTGCAGAGCCATCTTTGATGACGCCTTCGAGCATGGCACGCGCCTCTTCCAAAGTGTCTGCCTTGCCGCCGACGACGACCATTTGGCTGCCGAGCACGAGACATAGTTCCGTAAGATCTGCTGGGCCTTTGCCTTGCAGCGTTTCAATCGCCTCTTTCACTTCCAAAGCATTACCAATCGCAAATCCGAGCGGCTGGCTCATATCAGAAATAATTGCCATCGTTTTGCGCCCAGTCGCGTTACCGATGCCGACCATGGCATGTGCCAATTTCTTAGCATCTTCCTCGGTTTTCATGAATGCGCCTTCGCCAGTTTTCACATCGAGGACGATGGCATCGGCCCCAGCTGCGATTTTTTTGCTCATAATGGAGCTCGCGATGAGCGGAATGCTATTGACAGTCGCTGTCACATCACGCAAGGCATACATTTTTTTATCTGCAGGTGTCAAATTGCCGCTTTGGCCGATGACAGCCAGTTTGTGTTCGTTTACCTGCTGGATAAAGTCTTGTGTTGACAGTTCTACGTGGAATCCGTCTATCGCTTCGAGTTTGTCGATGGTCCCGCCAGTATGGCCAAGTCCTCGCCCGCTCATTTTCGCAACCGGCACGCCACAAGCTGCAACGAGCGGCCCGAGAACGAGTGTTGTCGTATCGCCGACGCCTCCTGTAGAGTGCTTATCAACTTTAATGCCTTCAATGGCCGACAGATCAATTTGATCGCCTGATTCTGCCATCGCCATCGTCAAGTCGGCACGCTCGCGCTCACTCATATCCTGGAAAAATACCGCCATTAAAAATGAGCTCAATTGATAATCGGCGATTTCACCATTTGTATAGCCTGAAATAATAAAACGGATTTCTTCTGTGGACAGCTCGTGGCCATCGCGTTTCTTTTCGATCAAGTCTACCATTCTCATTAGTCATTACCGCCTTTTCATTTTAGTTTCGAGAGAAAGCTTGTGCCAAATTTCGGCAATTCACAAGCGAAGTTCTCGGCAATCGTCGCGCCGATATCCGCAAATGTTGATCCAGTTCCAAGCGCCCCGCCGCCATTAAAACGAGGAGAGAAAGCAAGAAGTGGCACATATTCACGCGTATGGTCCGTGCCTGGGAAGGTCGGATCGTTTCCGTGGTCCGCTGTGATGAGCAGCAAATCATCTTCCTGCATGCCTTCCAAAACTTCCGGAAGGCGCACATCGAATTCTTCTAAAGCTTGTGCGTAGCCTTTCGGGTCTCTGCGGTGGCCGTATAGCGCATCAAAATCAACGAGGTTCAAAAAGCTCAAGCCATTGAACTCTTTGCCGACCACTTGCACGAGCTTATCCATTCCGTCCGCATTATCAGTGGTTCTGACAGCCTCTGTCACACCAGCGCCATTGTAGATGTCGTTGATCTTGCCAATGGCAATGACGTCTTTGCCGGCATCCTGAAGTTCGTTCATGACGGTACGGTCAAATGGAGCCAAGGCATAATCGTGGCGGTTAGAGGTGCGTTTAAAGGCACCAGGTTCACCTAAAAATGGACGCGCAATCACGCGGCCGACTAGATATTCCGGGTCCAAGGTCAGTTCGCGAGCCGTTTCGCAAATCTGGTACAGTTCATCCAGCGGGATCACTTCTTCATGTGCTGCGATTTGCAGAACCGGATCAGCAGACGTATAGACAATCAATGCCCCGGTTTCCATATGTTCTTGTCCGAGTTCATCCAGGATTTCAGTGCCACTTGCCGGCTTGTTGCCGATGACTTTCCGCCCTGTCGCCCGTTCAAGCTTGTCGATCAGTTCTTTAGGGAAGCCATCTGGATACACTTTAAATGGTGTATCGATATTGAGTCCCATGATTTCCCAGTGTCCCGTCATTGTATCTTTCCCGACGGATGCCTCTTCAAGGCGGCCAAAGTGGGCAGCTGGTGTTTCTTGTGCGTCAAGGCCTTTTACCGGAACGATATTGGCAAGTCCCAATTTTTCCATGTTTGGCATAGTAAGGCCGCCGACAGATTGGGCGATATGGCCAAGCGTATCAGCGCCTGTGTCTCCAAAAGCTTCGGCATCTGGCGCTTCGCCAATGCCTACTGAATCCAAGACGAT
This is a stretch of genomic DNA from Planococcus maritimus. It encodes these proteins:
- a CDS encoding pyrimidine-nucleoside phosphorylase yields the protein MRMVDLIEKKRDGHELSTEEIRFIISGYTNGEIADYQLSSFLMAVFFQDMSERERADLTMAMAESGDQIDLSAIEGIKVDKHSTGGVGDTTTLVLGPLVAACGVPVAKMSGRGLGHTGGTIDKLEAIDGFHVELSTQDFIQQVNEHKLAVIGQSGNLTPADKKMYALRDVTATVNSIPLIASSIMSKKIAAGADAIVLDVKTGEGAFMKTEEDAKKLAHAMVGIGNATGRKTMAIISDMSQPLGFAIGNALEVKEAIETLQGKGPADLTELCLVLGSQMVVVGGKADTLEEARAMLEGVIKDGSALEAFRQLIKDQGGNPAVVDDLSLLPQAKFVTELPAKQDGYVSYMEADEIGTAAMVLGAGRATKDSVIDLSVGLVLNKKVGDFVKQGESLATIYSNTQDLAECQEMLYNSIEYSNEPVEAIQLVSALITD
- the deoB gene encoding phosphopentomutase → MTMKPFTRIHLIVLDSVGIGEAPDAEAFGDTGADTLGHIAQSVGGLTMPNMEKLGLANIVPVKGLDAQETPAAHFGRLEEASVGKDTMTGHWEIMGLNIDTPFKVYPDGFPKELIDKLERATGRKVIGNKPASGTEILDELGQEHMETGALIVYTSADPVLQIAAHEEVIPLDELYQICETARELTLDPEYLVGRVIARPFLGEPGAFKRTSNRHDYALAPFDRTVMNELQDAGKDVIAIGKINDIYNGAGVTEAVRTTDNADGMDKLVQVVGKEFNGLSFLNLVDFDALYGHRRDPKGYAQALEEFDVRLPEVLEGMQEDDLLLITADHGNDPTFPGTDHTREYVPLLAFSPRFNGGGALGTGSTFADIGATIAENFACELPKFGTSFLSKLK